In the Gemmatimonas sp. UBA7669 genome, GCACCATTTCTTCGACCGCGGCGTCGGCCTGCTCGCGTTCGGTGAGAGCCGCCAGCGCGGCATGCTGCGACACGGCGGCCGCGTTGGACGTGGTGTGACCCTGGAAGGCCGTCATGGCCTTGGACAGGGCCAGCGGCGCAATGGACCAGCCGATCCGCCAGCCCGTCATGGCATAGGCTTTGGCCACGCCATTGATGACGATGAGGTTGTCGCGAGCCGGCGCGACTTCGAGCACGGACTGCGCACCACCTTCATACGCAATGCGCAGATAGATCTCGTCGGCGATGACCCACCACCCGCGCTCAGCGGCCAACGCCAGAATGGCCGCCAGTTCGTCACGGGTGTACACCGCGCCCGTCGGATTGCTCGGCGAGCAGAGCATGAGCCCCTTCGTGCGGGGCGTGGCTGCCTCGGCCAGTTGCGCGGCCGTCACCTTGAGATCGTTCGCCGGATCTCCCGGCACGGCCACGCAATTGGCACGCGCCAGCTCCACCATCTCGAAGTAGCTCGTCCACGACGGCGTGGGGATGAGCACGTCATCACCGGGCCCGAAGCAGCACACACAGGCGTTGTAGAGCGACTGCTTGGACCCGTTCGACACCACCACTTCGGCCGGCGTGACCGGGGCGCCCTGCATCTGAATGCGGTTGGCGTCCGCGGCGATGGCCTCACGGAGCGGCAGAATGCCTTCGGTGTTGGTGTAGCGTGTGGCGCCGGCCTCGACGGCGCGGGCGGCCGCCTCGCGAATGAAGGCGGGCGTGTCGAAGTCCGGCTCCCCAGCCCCCAGATCGATGACGGGAATGCCCTGCGCCTTGAGGGCACGGGACTTGGCGGCCACGGCCAGCGTGGCGGATTCCTTGAGTCGCGCGATGTTCGGGGACGGCTGGAAAGACAGCGGCATGACCGGTCGCAGGAGTTCGGAGTGGGAAATCGCCCGGGAGCCGACTAGATTTCCGGGTTGGCCCGATGTTGAGGGCCAGCGAGGTGCCGTCCCAATTAAGCGACCCCGACACGTGGGCGCCATGACGGCCGCAGGGCGCCAGACGGGCGCGACAAGCACCGGCGGTTGGG is a window encoding:
- a CDS encoding pyridoxal phosphate-dependent aminotransferase, giving the protein MPLSFQPSPNIARLKESATLAVAAKSRALKAQGIPVIDLGAGEPDFDTPAFIREAAARAVEAGATRYTNTEGILPLREAIAADANRIQMQGAPVTPAEVVVSNGSKQSLYNACVCCFGPGDDVLIPTPSWTSYFEMVELARANCVAVPGDPANDLKVTAAQLAEAATPRTKGLMLCSPSNPTGAVYTRDELAAILALAAERGWWVIADEIYLRIAYEGGAQSVLEVAPARDNLIVINGVAKAYAMTGWRIGWSIAPLALSKAMTAFQGHTTSNAAAVSQHAALAALTEREQADAAVEEMVRAFRARRDAVMQALDAFPNVRYIRPRGAFYLYVNVEGFRGAEDPGAAFAAAVLDEYQVAIVPGSAFGTPGWIRASYATRQDLAVEGLTRVARCLTTG